One stretch of Methanosphaera sp. WGK6 DNA includes these proteins:
- a CDS encoding DUF5814 domain-containing protein: protein MIILRRNKKIVELYPIGSAKGALNNQRKPLFYSYFKLQEIDGKIRPQRFIIQQDNIETLKSPKDVIRTLRKQNVLLATEDEEIESMLNSLNIPFKLTHICRHCTFEGNITILKKSASYNLYGEYICKNCAEKEIKRVMDLKGYNKAAFPGFKKLLEKTHNLEKVLQIFNPKFNPIQNDDLTIYDKITVKKTKYSKVKVNQLPIPNNFKNILSKKVKQLLPVQILALKSGLLENKNLMIVSATASGKTLVGELAGIPKAMENKKFIYLTPLVALANQKYRDFKKKYKSLGLNVAIKVGSNRIKAKGELTITNKSVENADIVVATYEGLDFLLRSGNHNQLKNIGTVVIDEIHMLDEEERGPRLNGLIKRLMSIFPDAQLIGLSATVKNSKQIADNFGMKLVEYKERPVPLERHLIFTKNEYDKKDLLGRLSKKEFDTKSSKGYRGQTIIFTNSRKKTHKIAQQIEKKGITTAAYHAGLSYSKKVKIEKDFANQDISTVVTTAALAAGVDFPASQVLFETLRMGNKWLTSNEFSQMLGRAGRPSFHDMGKVYLLPELGKEFTDGSEEEMAIQLLDSDVDNIKVEYGEDDAYEQVLADISAIYCADIHKIKKRYNKIDSPVLFDEVIDVLVDKKLIKNKKGDKWIYLPTKYGRAVSISFLNISKAEYIKQHLKKDPLITIEKIEPFINAYLSNRLMTRLSSALKTNISSRLFADSTRDIITSGEVIAKLDSQYVDKLVELQMDFLSCNCKERPFCNCFETNISDKIIRQRLHGWSPNRISKFFMTNYNIQIYSGDIFTWLDQVIRSLEAISRISLAFNNKKTSNQCKQLIKKIELGK, encoded by the coding sequence GTAGAATTGTATCCTATAGGTTCTGCAAAAGGTGCATTAAATAATCAGAGAAAACCTCTCTTTTATAGTTATTTTAAACTTCAAGAAATCGATGGAAAAATAAGACCACAACGTTTCATTATACAACAAGATAATATAGAAACATTAAAATCACCTAAGGATGTTATTAGAACTTTAAGAAAACAAAATGTTTTATTAGCTACTGAAGATGAAGAAATAGAATCTATGTTAAATTCACTAAATATTCCTTTTAAATTAACCCATATTTGTAGACATTGCACATTTGAAGGTAATATAACTATATTGAAGAAATCAGCTTCATATAATTTGTATGGTGAATATATATGTAAAAATTGTGCTGAAAAAGAAATTAAACGAGTAATGGACTTGAAAGGATATAATAAAGCTGCATTTCCTGGATTTAAAAAGTTATTGGAAAAAACTCATAATCTAGAAAAAGTTTTACAAATATTTAATCCTAAATTCAATCCTATTCAAAATGATGATTTAACAATTTATGATAAAATAACTGTTAAAAAAACAAAATATTCTAAAGTAAAGGTTAATCAACTTCCAATACCTAATAATTTCAAAAATATTTTATCAAAAAAAGTAAAACAGTTATTGCCTGTTCAAATTTTAGCATTAAAATCAGGACTTCTTGAAAATAAAAACTTAATGATTGTTTCAGCAACAGCATCAGGAAAAACACTTGTTGGTGAATTAGCAGGAATACCTAAGGCAATGGAAAATAAAAAATTCATATATTTAACACCTCTTGTTGCATTAGCTAATCAAAAATATAGGGATTTTAAAAAAAAGTATAAATCTCTTGGATTAAATGTGGCAATTAAAGTAGGTTCAAACCGTATAAAAGCTAAAGGTGAGTTAACAATTACTAATAAATCTGTGGAAAATGCAGATATTGTTGTAGCAACATATGAAGGTCTTGATTTTTTATTACGGTCAGGAAATCATAATCAATTAAAGAATATAGGGACTGTTGTAATTGATGAAATTCACATGCTTGATGAAGAAGAAAGAGGACCTAGATTAAATGGACTTATTAAAAGATTAATGAGTATTTTTCCAGATGCACAATTAATTGGATTATCAGCTACTGTTAAAAATTCTAAACAAATAGCTGATAATTTTGGAATGAAACTTGTGGAATATAAGGAAAGACCCGTACCTCTTGAACGTCATTTAATATTTACAAAAAATGAGTATGATAAAAAAGATTTGTTAGGTAGATTATCTAAGAAAGAATTTGATACGAAATCCTCTAAAGGTTATAGAGGTCAAACAATAATATTCACTAATTCACGAAAAAAAACACATAAAATAGCTCAACAAATTGAGAAAAAAGGAATAACAACTGCAGCATACCATGCAGGGTTATCTTACTCAAAAAAAGTTAAAATTGAAAAAGATTTTGCTAATCAAGATATTTCAACTGTTGTAACAACAGCAGCGCTTGCAGCAGGAGTTGATTTTCCAGCTTCACAAGTACTATTTGAAACATTGCGCATGGGAAATAAATGGTTAACTAGTAATGAATTTTCACAAATGTTGGGACGTGCTGGAAGACCTTCATTTCATGATATGGGGAAAGTTTATTTACTTCCAGAATTAGGTAAGGAATTTACTGATGGTTCTGAAGAAGAAATGGCTATACAATTATTGGATAGTGATGTGGATAATATCAAAGTGGAATATGGAGAAGATGATGCATATGAACAAGTATTAGCGGATATTTCCGCTATATATTGTGCAGATATTCATAAAATTAAAAAACGATATAATAAAATAGATTCACCTGTTTTATTTGATGAAGTAATTGATGTTTTGGTTGATAAAAAACTTATAAAAAATAAAAAAGGAGATAAATGGATATATTTACCTACAAAATATGGTCGAGCAGTATCAATATCTTTTTTAAACATATCTAAAGCAGAATACATTAAACAACATTTAAAAAAGGATCCATTAATAACTATTGAGAAAATTGAACCATTTATCAATGCATATTTAAGTAATAGATTGATGACTAGATTATCATCAGCATTAAAAACAAATATTAGTTCAAGACTATTTGCAGATTCAACAAGAGATATAATTACATCAGGTGAAGTAATAGCAAAACTAGATTCACAATATGTTGATAAATTAGTAGAATTACAAATGGATTTTTTATCCTGTAATTGTAAGGAAAGGCCATTTTGCAATTGTTTTGAAACAAATATTTCTGATAAAATTATACGACAAAGATTACATGGTTGGAGTCCAAATAGGATAAGTAAGTTTTTTATGACTAATTATAATATTCAAATATATTCTGGGGATATTTTCACATGGTTGGATCAAGTAATACGATCATTAGAAGCTATTTCGAGGATTAGTTTAGCTTTTAATAATAAAAAAACAAGTAATCAATGTAAACAATTAATTAAAAAAATAGAACTGGGTAAATAA
- the arfB gene encoding 2-amino-5-formylamino-6-ribosylaminopyrimidin-4(3H)-one 5'-monophosphate deformylase: MSKNKFKLKYNSGKILSEKIHEIGIIALGSHRENHGSALPIDTDSKIAANVALNVATKTGATFLGIFYAATEFDYVKHGIHLSKDDLIYNQIIPQLKNSKEQLNIKKVIIVNGHGGNNQIINDMDIISKETNLQIIFNNSIIENEGPHACTGELSMGKVLGFLDETRLEEHNDFNKNPEVGMVGLKLARDNEPIINKEAEHIEKEGFVVDEKLGKLLLENAEKKIIKDIKSLL; this comes from the coding sequence ATGAGCAAAAATAAGTTTAAATTAAAATATAATTCAGGAAAAATACTATCCGAAAAAATACATGAAATTGGTATAATAGCTTTAGGTTCACATAGAGAAAACCATGGAAGTGCATTACCTATAGATACTGATTCAAAAATTGCTGCAAATGTAGCATTGAATGTTGCTACAAAAACAGGTGCTACATTTTTAGGAATATTTTATGCTGCTACTGAATTTGACTATGTGAAACATGGAATTCATTTGTCAAAAGATGATTTAATTTATAATCAAATAATACCTCAACTAAAAAATAGTAAAGAACAGTTAAATATCAAAAAAGTCATCATTGTAAATGGACATGGAGGCAATAATCAAATTATAAATGATATGGATATAATTTCAAAAGAAACAAATCTTCAAATTATATTTAATAATTCTATAATTGAAAATGAAGGTCCTCATGCATGTACTGGTGAATTATCCATGGGGAAAGTATTGGGCTTTCTTGATGAAACTAGACTAGAAGAACATAATGATTTTAATAAAAATCCAGAAGTAGGAATGGTTGGTCTTAAATTAGCAAGAGATAATGAACCTATCATCAATAAAGAAGCAGAACATATAGAAAAAGAAGGTTTTGTAGTTGATGAAAAACTAGGTAAATTACTATTAGAAAATGCTGAAAAAAAAATAATAAAAGATATTAAATCATTATTATGA
- a CDS encoding RNA-binding protein, translating into MKLKIKKRNFLKNKKIKEIKKELGNYGEIIPKKSQVELVKIEELPDILLIDGKPLLMQTDDKIIPTLKATLNLEITEKYAVVDMGAINFVIKGADIMSPGIVDADKTIVPGDTIIIIDETHKKPLAIGTSMITGQEMIENNKGKAIKNLHYVGDPIWELEI; encoded by the coding sequence ATCAAATTGAAAATTAAAAAACGGAATTTCTTAAAAAATAAAAAAATAAAAGAAATTAAAAAAGAATTAGGAAATTATGGAGAAATTATACCTAAAAAATCACAAGTAGAACTAGTTAAAATTGAAGAATTACCTGATATTTTATTAATTGATGGAAAACCTCTATTAATGCAGACAGATGATAAAATTATACCTACACTTAAAGCAACATTAAATCTAGAAATCACAGAAAAATATGCAGTAGTAGACATGGGTGCTATTAATTTTGTAATAAAAGGTGCAGATATTATGTCACCAGGAATTGTTGATGCTGATAAAACAATAGTCCCAGGAGATACAATCATTATAATTGATGAAACACATAAAAAACCATTAGCTATTGGAACTAGTATGATTACTGGTCAAGAAATGATAGAAAATAATAAAGGAAAAGCTATTAAAAATTTACACTATGTTGGAGACCCAATATGGGAATTAGAAATATAG
- a CDS encoding LSm family protein: protein MNDQKNNNNTSRPLDALGQALNSQVLIKLKGGKEFRGALQSFDMHMNLVINDAEELVDGESVRRLGVVLVRGDNIVYISPG from the coding sequence GTGAACGATCAAAAAAATAATAACAATACATCTAGACCATTAGATGCATTAGGACAAGCTTTAAATTCTCAAGTTCTTATTAAACTTAAAGGTGGAAAAGAATTCAGAGGAGCTTTACAAAGCTTTGATATGCATATGAATTTAGTAATCAATGATGCAGAAGAACTTGTTGATGGGGAATCTGTTCGTAGATTAGGCGTAGTTTTAGTTCGTGGAGATAACATAGTATACATATCACCAGGATAA
- a CDS encoding 50S ribosomal protein L37e: MVKGTPSFGKRNKKNHIRCRRCGRNAYNPTKKYCASCGFGRSKRLRKYSWQNKKPITGKRLK; encoded by the coding sequence ATAGTGAAAGGAACACCATCATTTGGGAAACGTAACAAAAAAAATCACATAAGATGTAGAAGATGTGGTAGGAATGCTTACAACCCAACTAAAAAATACTGTGCTTCTTGTGGATTCGGAAGATCCAAAAGATTAAGAAAATACAGTTGGCAAAACAAAAAACCTATAACAGGTAAAAGATTAAAATAG